The stretch of DNA TTGGTCAATTGATAGTAAAAGTTGCGAAAAAAGTACTATTGTATGGTCGATTTGTCCACTATTGTCCATTACTCGCTAGAAAACTTGAATGTGGCTTAGAAACAAAAAACCCTCGTAAGTCTATGAAATACAAGGGAATTATGTGGTGGCCAGGGACGGAATTGAACCGCCGACACGGGGATTTTCAGTACCTTGCTTCGTCCTGTGCAGCGCGACTTACAGGGACGAGTCACCAAATCGTCACAACTTTTTAAAAGACTCTGGATTTTGAGGTCAGGGCCTTGCTTGAACCACGTTGAAATCTATTGCAAGTACACCAGCTTAATCACCTGTGAGTTACCACCAGCTTGCAAGTGTGCGAAGTACATTCCAGTGCTAACTTTGTTACCAGAATTGTCAATGCCGTTCCACTGCTGTGTGTACCAGCCGGCTGATTGATGTGTGTTGGTCATGGTCAGTACTTCTCTACCTGTGACATCATAGATCCGAAGCGTAACATCTGAGCTCTCTGGTAAGCCATAGCGGATTGTTGTACTGGGATTAAACGGGTTGGGGAAAGCAGGCGCTAAAGTAAACTGATCAATCAGTATGGATTCATCTTTGGCTTTTACCGTTACTGACAGTTTAGCATGTTTTGTTACTTTACCATGATAGTCTACATCACTCAAGCGATAGGTATA from Candidatus Neomarinimicrobiota bacterium encodes:
- a CDS encoding FlgD immunoglobulin-like domain containing protein, which produces TLTGIDGFSYWTAAPTGSDASLPVELSSWTAVSKAGQVLLTWTTDSEIENLGFIIEQKNARGNWNEIASFSNNKSLHGQGSTTLATEYQYTDKDVQVGQSYTYRLSDVDYHGKVTKHAKLSVTVKAKDESILIDQFTLAPAFPNPFNPSTTIRYGLPESSDVTLRIYDVTGREVLTMTNTHQSAGWYTQQWNGIDNSGNKVSTGMYFAHLQAGGNSQVIKLVYLQ